A single Halogeometricum sp. S3BR5-2 DNA region contains:
- a CDS encoding iron transporter yields the protein MKRRALITRGAGLAGGVALTGCLSRLGFETQSAWRDPPLVQDRPDAVYYPAIVEGMGMYGTTKAGDVGFALMHSFPHRFWNLTGTNKTKVVVRSSDSLHLMASVWDVETKTILPLDISVEISNTDGQVTSTNLWPMISPNMGFHYGDNVGLPGEGQYDITLRVGPLQTNRTEPLEGRFTEAQSATMSFTFDTSETYNLEYRRLGEKAGTRGTVDLMEMQMMPEPLAPRKDNLPGRLIGDGSSGDATFFVTVVEKGTRFGEDDRPYMIVSPRTPYNRVVLPRMALSATVERGQKTVFQGPLRASLDPEISCYYGTSIPGIESGDSVTITVQTPPQLARHDGYETAFLDMAPIEFTV from the coding sequence ATGAAGCGACGCGCCCTCATTACGCGAGGGGCAGGACTTGCTGGTGGGGTTGCTCTCACTGGGTGTCTGAGTCGTCTCGGCTTCGAGACGCAATCCGCATGGCGGGACCCCCCTCTCGTTCAGGATCGGCCTGATGCAGTCTATTATCCGGCAATCGTCGAAGGGATGGGAATGTACGGGACGACGAAAGCTGGCGACGTCGGATTTGCACTGATGCACTCGTTCCCGCATCGGTTCTGGAACCTAACGGGGACGAACAAGACGAAGGTCGTCGTCCGATCCAGTGATTCCCTCCATCTCATGGCGAGCGTCTGGGACGTGGAGACGAAGACGATCCTGCCCCTCGATATCTCCGTGGAGATCAGCAATACTGACGGCCAGGTGACCAGCACCAATTTGTGGCCGATGATCTCGCCGAACATGGGATTTCACTACGGAGACAACGTCGGACTGCCCGGTGAGGGACAATACGACATCACCCTCCGCGTCGGTCCGCTTCAGACCAATCGGACGGAACCCCTCGAAGGCCGATTCACGGAGGCACAATCGGCGACGATGAGCTTCACGTTCGATACGAGTGAAACGTACAATCTCGAATATCGGCGGCTGGGAGAGAAAGCGGGGACCCGAGGAACTGTCGACCTGATGGAGATGCAGATGATGCCTGAACCCCTGGCCCCCCGGAAAGACAATCTTCCCGGTCGGCTGATCGGTGACGGGTCCTCTGGTGACGCGACCTTCTTCGTCACCGTCGTTGAGAAAGGGACTCGCTTTGGTGAGGATGATCGCCCGTACATGATCGTCTCTCCGAGAACGCCGTACAATCGTGTCGTTCTCCCACGGATGGCGCTCTCGGCGACCGTGGAACGCGGACAGAAGACGGTTTTTCAGGGGCCGCTTCGGGCATCCCTCGATCCGGAGATTAGCTGTTATTACGGGACATCCATCCCCGGGATTGAGTCTGGCGACTCGGTCACGATCACCGTACAGACGCCGCCCCAGCTCGCACGACACGACGGATACGAGACCGCCTTTCTCGATATGGCTCCAATCGAGTTTACTGTGTGA
- a CDS encoding RNA-guided endonuclease InsQ/TnpB family protein: MEVRRTVPVKLDVDSADADLLRETIQQFLDAANYVVDVAQDGEWVETRKSTLHEETYSVIRDRTDLHSNHVQSARDRAVDALKSVVAKWKQGEYASLPTFTSRFCEYNQRNATFYDDHATLSTVGGRVTVGYDFPDENRDTPHSQYLLNDDYETTGATLHEREGEFYLHIRTTADVDAPDRPENGTVLGVDLGVGNIAVTSTGVFWSADELNHWHREYEKRRGSLAQCGTRWAHENIQSVGRTETGWFEQMLHRVANGIVTKAVETGCSYIAFERLTNIRKRLPHAKWHHLWPFQRLTGYVKYKAEARGITVQVVNPQYTSQRCSTCGFTHEDNRPSRESLRCQDCGYENHADYNAVARTCSSGGQPDAGRLATAKNIGLKLLRNQTEAEGGAPVGVRLNSGMLNTNGVVPVPDSVRVGVHAECHGL, from the coding sequence ATGGAGGTCCGCCGGACCGTCCCCGTCAAGCTCGACGTGGATAGTGCCGACGCGGACCTCCTCCGCGAAACGATACAGCAGTTCCTCGATGCCGCGAACTACGTCGTAGACGTAGCGCAAGACGGCGAGTGGGTCGAGACGCGGAAGTCCACGCTCCACGAGGAAACGTACTCTGTGATCCGTGACCGAACCGACCTCCACAGCAACCATGTCCAGTCGGCTCGGGACCGCGCTGTGGACGCGCTCAAGAGCGTCGTGGCGAAGTGGAAGCAGGGCGAGTACGCCTCGCTCCCGACGTTCACGTCTCGGTTCTGCGAGTACAACCAGCGCAACGCGACGTTCTACGACGACCACGCCACGCTGTCGACCGTCGGTGGGCGCGTCACCGTCGGGTACGACTTCCCCGACGAGAACCGCGACACGCCCCACTCCCAATACCTCCTGAACGACGACTACGAGACGACTGGTGCCACCCTCCACGAACGCGAGGGCGAATTCTACCTCCACATCCGAACAACGGCGGATGTGGACGCCCCCGACCGTCCCGAGAACGGAACGGTTCTCGGTGTCGACCTCGGGGTCGGGAACATCGCTGTCACATCGACGGGGGTGTTCTGGTCCGCCGATGAACTCAACCACTGGCACCGCGAGTACGAGAAGCGGCGCGGGTCGCTCGCGCAGTGCGGGACGCGGTGGGCGCACGAGAACATCCAGTCGGTCGGACGGACGGAGACGGGTTGGTTCGAGCAGATGCTCCACCGTGTCGCCAACGGAATCGTTACAAAAGCCGTCGAGACGGGGTGTTCGTATATCGCTTTCGAGCGGCTGACGAACATCCGTAAGCGGTTGCCACACGCGAAGTGGCACCACCTCTGGCCGTTCCAGCGGCTCACGGGCTACGTCAAGTACAAGGCTGAGGCTCGTGGGATCACCGTCCAGGTCGTGAATCCACAGTATACGAGCCAGCGGTGTTCGACGTGCGGATTCACCCACGAGGACAACCGCCCGTCGAGAGAGTCACTCCGCTGTCAGGACTGTGGGTACGAGAATCACGCGGACTACAATGCGGTCGCCAGAACCTGCAGTTCTGGCGGGCAGCCAGACGCCGGGCGTCTGGCGACGGCGAAGAACATCGGTCTGAAGCTCCTTCGGAACCAAACCGAGGCCGAAGGAGGCGCACCCGTAGGCGTGCGCTTGAACAGCGGGATGCTGAACACGAACGGGGTTGTTCCCGTACCGGATTCGGTTAGAGTGGGAGTCCATGCTGAATGCCATGGCCTTTAG
- a CDS encoding heavy metal translocating P-type ATPase: protein MTSSGRDSHESDDESHDHDHDHDHDHDHDHDHDHDHDHDGHGADDVTATSSSEGEVAQFSVPEMDCPSCAGKVENSVRKLDGITGVDPQVTTGTLSVSYEGGRTTSDAIAERVEKAGYTVESQGKTTATFTVPEMDCPSCAGKIENALDTLSGLSSYDTQPTTGKVVVTYDAESLSPPKIVDAIESAGYEVTDSTATDADTESGPIDDRESVWTSSRAIKTWISGGFVTLGLLFEFLLTSQNVLVAEIVGRELFIADILFLVAIGVAGQVIFRNGYYSARNLNLDIDLLMSIAISGAVIAGLVFGESLYFEAATLAFLFSVAELLERYSMDRARNSLRELMDLSPDEATVKRDGEEVTVPVDDVAVGDVVVVRPGEKIPMDGDVLDGESAVNQAPITGESVPVDKTPGDEVYAGTINEQGYLEVEVTSEAGDNTLSRIVQMVEDAQSNKTEREQFVERFSSYYTPVVVGFAILVAVIPPLLFGASWPTFIVYGLTLLVLACPCAFVISTPVSVVSGITSAAKNGVLIKGGNHLEAMGAVEAIAMDKTGTITKGELTVTDVVPLNGNSEEDVLRCARGLESRSEHPIGEAIVEFAEESDIGTPTVDDFESITGKGVEADLDGEKHYAGKPGFFEELGFDLAHVHATTDGGVVTTKSRQMCERNDCLDLLEETVPELQSEGKTVVLVGTEDEIEGVIAVADEIRPAAKQAIQRLHDLGVEHIIMLTGDNERTARAIATEVGVDEFRAELLPDEKVEAIKELDEQYDGVAMIGDGVNDAPALATATVGVAMGAAGTDTALETADIALMSDDLSKLPYLYELSHDANSVIRQNIWTSLGAKGLLALGVPFGLVPIWAAVLIGDAGMTLGVTGNAMRLSRITPDSLLTE from the coding sequence ATGACATCGTCCGGCCGGGATTCACACGAGTCAGATGATGAATCCCACGACCACGACCACGACCACGACCACGACCACGACCACGACCACGACCACGACCACGACCACGACCACGATGGACACGGAGCCGACGACGTAACCGCGACATCGTCGAGCGAGGGCGAAGTCGCCCAGTTCTCTGTCCCCGAGATGGACTGCCCATCCTGTGCGGGGAAAGTGGAAAATAGCGTCCGGAAACTCGACGGTATCACCGGCGTTGATCCACAAGTGACGACAGGTACTCTCTCTGTCTCCTACGAAGGAGGTCGAACCACGTCAGACGCGATTGCCGAGCGCGTCGAAAAAGCTGGCTACACAGTCGAAAGTCAGGGCAAGACGACCGCGACATTCACCGTCCCCGAGATGGACTGCCCATCCTGTGCAGGCAAAATAGAGAACGCCCTCGATACCCTCTCTGGCCTATCGAGCTACGATACCCAGCCAACCACCGGGAAGGTAGTCGTCACGTACGATGCGGAATCCCTCTCACCACCGAAGATCGTCGATGCCATCGAGAGCGCTGGGTACGAGGTGACCGACTCGACGGCGACTGACGCGGACACCGAGAGCGGCCCCATCGACGACCGCGAGAGCGTCTGGACCAGTTCGCGGGCGATCAAAACGTGGATCAGCGGTGGATTCGTCACCCTCGGGCTCCTTTTCGAGTTCCTCCTTACGAGCCAGAACGTGCTTGTGGCTGAGATCGTCGGCCGGGAATTATTCATCGCCGACATCCTCTTCCTCGTCGCCATCGGGGTCGCTGGCCAGGTCATCTTCCGGAACGGCTACTACTCTGCACGGAACCTGAATCTCGATATCGACCTGTTGATGAGCATCGCCATCAGCGGTGCCGTCATCGCCGGGCTCGTCTTCGGGGAGTCACTGTACTTCGAGGCCGCCACGCTCGCCTTCCTGTTCAGCGTCGCCGAACTGCTCGAGCGCTACTCGATGGATCGCGCCCGGAACTCGCTGCGCGAACTGATGGACCTCTCACCCGACGAGGCGACGGTCAAGCGCGACGGTGAAGAGGTGACGGTTCCTGTCGACGACGTGGCTGTCGGTGACGTCGTCGTCGTGCGTCCGGGCGAAAAAATCCCGATGGACGGAGACGTGCTCGATGGTGAAAGTGCCGTCAACCAGGCCCCCATTACCGGCGAGAGCGTGCCCGTCGACAAGACACCGGGGGACGAGGTGTACGCCGGCACGATCAACGAACAGGGGTATCTCGAGGTCGAGGTCACCTCTGAAGCGGGCGACAACACGCTCTCGCGCATCGTCCAGATGGTTGAGGATGCTCAATCGAACAAGACCGAACGCGAGCAGTTCGTCGAGCGGTTCTCCTCATACTACACGCCGGTCGTCGTCGGTTTCGCGATCTTGGTGGCGGTTATCCCGCCCCTCCTATTCGGGGCGTCGTGGCCGACGTTCATTGTCTACGGCCTCACGCTGCTCGTGCTTGCGTGTCCGTGTGCGTTCGTCATCTCGACGCCCGTCTCCGTAGTGTCGGGGATCACCAGTGCCGCGAAAAACGGCGTTCTCATCAAGGGTGGGAACCACCTCGAAGCGATGGGCGCGGTCGAAGCGATCGCGATGGACAAGACCGGGACAATCACGAAGGGCGAACTTACGGTCACGGATGTCGTCCCGCTCAATGGCAACAGCGAGGAGGATGTCCTCCGGTGTGCCCGCGGGCTGGAATCGCGGTCGGAACATCCCATCGGCGAGGCGATCGTCGAATTTGCCGAGGAGAGCGACATCGGGACCCCAACAGTCGACGACTTCGAGAGTATTACTGGAAAAGGCGTCGAGGCCGACCTCGACGGCGAGAAGCACTACGCGGGCAAGCCCGGGTTCTTCGAGGAACTGGGCTTCGACCTCGCGCACGTCCATGCGACGACTGACGGCGGTGTCGTCACCACGAAGAGCCGTCAGATGTGCGAGCGCAATGACTGTCTCGACCTCCTCGAGGAGACGGTCCCCGAGCTCCAGTCAGAGGGGAAGACCGTCGTCCTTGTGGGGACCGAGGACGAGATTGAGGGCGTCATCGCTGTGGCCGATGAGATCCGACCCGCAGCGAAGCAGGCGATCCAGCGACTTCACGACCTCGGTGTCGAGCACATCATCATGCTCACCGGAGACAACGAACGGACCGCACGGGCGATCGCTACCGAGGTCGGCGTCGACGAGTTCCGGGCGGAACTCCTGCCTGATGAGAAGGTCGAGGCAATCAAGGAACTCGACGAACAGTACGACGGGGTTGCGATGATTGGCGACGGCGTCAACGACGCGCCAGCACTCGCGACGGCGACCGTGGGCGTCGCGATGGGCGCGGCCGGAACGGATACCGCTCTTGAAACGGCGGATATCGCGCTCATGAGTGACGACCTGTCGAAGCTGCCGTACCTCTACGAACTCTCGCACGACGCAAACAGCGTGATTCGGCAGAATATCTGGACGAGCCTCGGCGCCAAGGGCCTGCTTGCACTGGGCGTTCCATTTGGCCTCGTTCCAATTTGGGCAGCTGTCCTCATCGGTGACGCCGGGATGACGCTCGGCGTCACTGGAAATGCAATGCGCCTCTCTCGCATCACGCCGGATTCGTTACTGACCGAGTAA
- a CDS encoding DUF7333 family protein, which yields MEFNTTTTAIAFIILLAVLVGGTAMSPMSTSTVAMVSVGLLVFGALSLALGVKHGEYRASHHR from the coding sequence ATGGAATTCAACACGACCACAACCGCGATCGCGTTCATCATCCTGCTGGCCGTTCTCGTTGGCGGCACGGCGATGAGTCCGATGAGCACGAGTACCGTTGCGATGGTGAGCGTCGGCCTCCTCGTCTTCGGGGCCCTGTCGCTCGCCCTAGGCGTCAAACATGGCGAATACCGGGCAAGTCACCACCGATAA
- a CDS encoding DUF7520 family protein, whose product MPWPLGRGSLLRTLPINNPSRTRAFLHYRLQLTCMGDTVRTQSGKRIFGLVILVGIAVGAGLGLIIGTSSEIQHISVLGSVLFHPTPPSMALYGATAATLGLGVILGIVLVLSQFDQSAV is encoded by the coding sequence ATGCCATGGCCTTTAGGCCGTGGTAGCTTACTTCGAACGCTACCAATTAATAACCCAAGCCGAACAAGAGCGTTCTTACACTATCGGCTACAACTAACCTGTATGGGCGATACGGTACGTACTCAGAGTGGAAAGCGAATCTTCGGACTCGTCATACTCGTCGGGATCGCCGTCGGCGCTGGACTCGGATTAATTATTGGAACGAGCTCAGAGATTCAGCACATTTCTGTTCTTGGTTCCGTTCTCTTTCATCCGACACCCCCGAGTATGGCACTCTATGGAGCAACAGCAGCGACACTCGGGCTCGGTGTGATTCTTGGTATCGTACTAGTTCTCTCTCAGTTTGACCAATCTGCAGTATAA
- a CDS encoding DUF7541 family protein, which produces MSDESDTNSTYTGASPWPLFVALGLALSEVGVVLGLRPVSVAGLLLFVGSVAGILTEAGYVSRPARAAGVQGVALVGIGITLVLQNQTGTTVRGQSIAIAGVLSLLGALLWVGFIRTRARDSKAATESTETTSD; this is translated from the coding sequence ATGAGTGACGAGTCCGACACCAATTCAACCTACACTGGAGCGAGCCCGTGGCCGCTGTTCGTTGCCCTCGGCTTAGCGCTCTCTGAGGTTGGCGTCGTTCTCGGACTTCGTCCAGTATCCGTCGCGGGACTGCTGCTGTTCGTCGGGTCGGTTGCCGGCATCCTGACTGAAGCAGGGTACGTTTCTCGACCTGCGCGGGCGGCTGGGGTGCAAGGAGTCGCACTAGTCGGCATTGGGATTACGTTGGTACTACAGAATCAGACCGGGACGACGGTTCGCGGACAGTCGATCGCCATCGCCGGCGTCCTCAGTCTCCTCGGTGCACTCCTCTGGGTGGGGTTCATCCGGACACGTGCCCGAGATTCGAAGGCGGCGACCGAGTCGACAGAAACAACATCTGATTGA